The Pogona vitticeps strain Pit_001003342236 chromosome 10, PviZW2.1, whole genome shotgun sequence nucleotide sequence TGGAAATCAATATCTTATTCTATATAACAGCCCTTCTATGACAAACCCATGCTGTTGTGACATTCTTACAGTTGTTGGGGGAAGATGCAGCAAGGCTGCTTTTaaggatccatccatccatccatccatccatccatccatccatccatccatccatccatccatccatccatccatccatccatccatccatccatccatccatccatccatccatccatccatccatccatccatccatccatccatccatccatccatccatccatccatccatccatccatccatccatccatccatccatccatccatccatccatccatccatccatccatccatccatccatccatccatccatccatccatccatccatccatccatccatccatccatccatccatccatccatccatccatccatccatccatccatccatccatccatccatccatccatccatccatccatccatccatccatccatccatccatccatccatccatccatccatccatccatccatccatccatccatccatccatccatccatccatccatccatccatccatccatccatccatccatccatccatccatccatccatccatccatccatccatccatccatccatccatccatccatccatccatccatccattcatccattcatccattcattcattcattcattcattcattcattcattcattcattcattcattcattctgtataCCACCCCATTCATGCCAAAGCACTATTCTAGGCAGTTTAGGAGCAGTTAAAACTAGATTAACAGAAATAAACACGGAATTACAGCACAACTAGCAATCAGTGCAAGCTAGATAGGACGAGGTTCTGATTCACTATAAAATCGCCTTCCTGTGTCCCTGGGCTCCTCCTCACCTCCAAATTGTGTATGTCTGTTCCAAGAACATGAGATCCCGGGCCTTTGGCAGCAGCTACGGCACAATCCTGAAAGAGAAATGTACCCCATGAATTAGTGTTAAGGGACGAAACGCTTCATATAACTAGTTAcggaaaataaaaaacattttctaaaaaagtttattcatttttttaaaaaatcaatgaaattaataataataagtagAAAATGATGTTATGGGGTCTATAACACTGTGacccttgggagaagagccagcctgggtggccttgggcaagctgtactgtCGCAGACGTAAccgtaaaccacttctgagtagtctctgccTAGAAAGTACTATTaaagctggttgttgtgggttttttgggctctttggccgtgttctgaaggttgttcttctatTAAAGCCCTACTTTAACTTATTAAACttaacttatttaacttatttattcttaatttatttaacttattaataaacatgatgataatgattactATCTTTACTGAATCACTTGAAAGTTACAAATTTGGCAAGCTTTCAAGTCcaccagatgagaaagagaaatagtATAACATTTGAATTTATTGCGGGACGAAGCTGCTGCGGCAGTGAAGATGAAAAGAAACGATTACAACTGTGGTTTTGGTGAGGAGCAAAGTGACAAGTCCCATGTCTTCAAAGCTTACATTACTGGAAAACCTTGGCTGATGATTTTAGGGACCAGGGAAATACTCATATGGGAAAGGCAAACCTTTCAAACGCCAGAGTCCCCCAAATATAAGTGGCTTTACAGATCCAAATCAACGCTTTGACTTGATCCCAGAAATGGATCAAGTAAAACAATTACAGGGTGACACATGTTCCAAACACCAGTGGCGATGACTCACCTTTGCATGCATCAGATTGTATATCGCGTCTGAAATCTCCTCCTTCCTATATGTGCTAAGTACATCTTGTAGAAGCGCTTTGCATTCTGCAGAAGGAAAAGGCATGAACTATATATTGAGACAAAGGTATTCTGCATTCAAAAAGGCACCTTTTTGCTTGCAGTCCCATTTAGAGCCCAACTCTTTCAAAAGGAGATGGTTACATCATTCAATACCAGGGGTAACTTCCGaagacttcaagggcagccctgtATGGAATACACGGGAGCATTCCAAACATACAAATAACATACTAAGTCACAGTTGCTCAAGCACCACACCtgatggtatccttctggggtaCAGTGTATCCCATGCAGAATGGGAGAACCCAacaaatgtcaaaaaaaaaaatctgattttttgcTTCATTGCTGCATCTGTCCTTCTTCAACAGCTGCCTTTCTTTTCAGATCTAACCTATGAATCGGCAGCCAAATATTCTGCAAGCCACTATGTGgggccagaggttcggagttccattccccattgtgcctctttgacaggactcttggactcaataatccatagggtcccttctagctctgcagttcaaagatgatgatcatgatgaagGATTACCTGCTGCAGATGGCCTATAAGAGGGTTCCTGGTGCCAGCACAGAACAATGAGGTGAAGCAGTTTGTTGCGATGTGGGAGGCTTTGTGGTATGAATTCTGGTTCAATTCCAGGACGCATCCCACTGCAAACGCCAGTCACCGCTTCAAGCAGAGTCTTCTTGTCTACATcaggaaaagaaacacacacttTTGCAAAAGTTGCAGGAGGACTGAAACAACAGCCTCAGCCAAGGACAGGTCAAGGAGGGTCCAGTTGTATCTCCGCAGTTCAGCTAGCTCCATCAGTCGAGTGTGAGACTCTTAATCTCAGGGTTGGGGGTTCAAGACCCACATTGGGCATGGTACTATTTCCGGAACCCAGTATGATGCAGTGAATGGAGTGCTgcagtaggactcaggagagctgggtttaAATCTCTGCTTGCCTATGGGAACTCCTTGGAAGGGGTGGCACCGGTGAAGAATAATAACAGTGTGCTGTCAGATAAATTCTGACTACTTcattcagggttttctagatagaaagtactcagaggtgtattaccctttccttcctctaggggactgtgcaacttgcccaaggccacccaggctggctcttctcctgagatgcagggtgggaaatcaaactccaaacctctggctccttaAATAGCTCGCTTACCTTGACAGTGCAGAACGGATGCCCAAAGAAAGCACACAACAGCCTCAAGGGGGCAGCATTAAGCCAAGGGCGAAAGTTTTATTTTCCACAAATTTTCAGTGGTTCTCGCTTGTCGTGACGGGAGATAATGGCTACAGCAGTCAAAGCTTGAGCATAGACCGGAGAGGATCAAATTGCAAAAGGTGTTGATATTTCTCATAAGTGAAAGGCTGGTCCCTGCCTAATCTGACTTATCTACTGGCATCGGCTGATGATTAGAGGTCATAGAGAAAGTAACAGTCGGTGAGCCAACCATGACTCATGTGGCTTCCTGGGTTTACCGACAGCTGATGCAAGAAGCTTCGTTGCCAAGCTGAGGAGGAGGAACCTCAAGAGGTAAAAGATGGCAATCTCAAAGGTCACCATGCCGAGCACTCCACTGCGTGGTTACATACAATTAAGCCCATCATGACACTAATTGCACTTTCAGGTATATGTCTATAGGATTGCAACCTTTGACATTGTCTGGGCATAGACTGGCTAACTGTTGaggcagaggaagaaggaagaccGGGAACCAGGAAATGGCATGGAGTAGTCCAACAGCAGGCATGCCAGGCTGGCTGGCACCCTGAACAGGAGCCacttcatagaatcctagaatcatggagctggaaggggcctctgaggccatccagtccaaccccctgctcaaggcaggaatccaaatcaaagcagatctgacagatggcggtccaattttctcctgaatacctccagcgttggagcgctcaccacctcccaaggtcatggatTCTGTTGTCGTAtggctctaacagttgggaattTTGTCCTGGTGTTCAGCCTAAATCCAACTTCCCATACCTCAAGCCCATTTTTATGTATCCGCctctctgggatgatcgaaaacagatgCTGCCCTCCGTacaacaacattttgttgcaggcccAACTTTAATAggaacaggagcagcagcagtcatGATAAGAGTGATGATGACTACTGTGGCATCCGCCCaagtcatgaatattcatgtgctatctgcatggaccaatcagagtgctggagaggcggagttaCAAGATATAAggttctctgcaggaggaggaggaggagattagcTTGTAGAGTTGGAGTTTTGGAAGTTTGGGGTGGATAGAGAGAGGGTTGGCgtttgagggtggatgaagtgggagGTTTGGTTAAGAGTTGAAGAcactgattgtaccttcatcacctgtattaataaacaacatccatttggttctatttaaaatgacacatggtctggacctctgttattaataatacataatgttgatgtaatcagctggtggcagctgaacgacatGTAGCTTGCGCGCCTGcgtggtgaaacaaccaaggacAGGTGGGAACGTGACAACATCAGCAGTAGTAGCAGTAAATAAAGCCAaatcattgcatttttttttaaaaaaaatcattgcactTTTGCAGACATTCTTTCATGTgagaggcagaagaaaaagatTCAGGTAATGGGTATgcgatatatatacagtatatattttaaaaaaccaagtcaaGTGCTTTATTAAAAGCTGCATTAGGGAAAGCAAacgtggaaacaacaacaaccaaaaaaggaACTCAAATGCTTACTTTTGAAAGGTTTCTGTCTGCTTAGGACTTCCCAGCACATCATTCCAAAGCTAGGAACATATCAAGAGAGAAACACCTTTTAGTTCAGAATACATCCTATCTAAAGTACAAGTTTGTGAAATCTTTACACAAGAACCCTTTCCTGCATTTCTCCTCCtcgatggattttttttcctgaaaacatGAGCTTCTCGAGGGTAAAGAGTCTTTGAACCTCTTAAGCTTAGGAAAAAAACAGAGTAGAAAAAGCAGTGGGAGAAGGGGCTTCggttatataaaattatatacagCATGCTGTTCTTGTTATTGGTGCTCTGGCTGTGCAAGTAATTGGTTGTATTGCTGTTCCCAAGAGGCCAAAATTACAAAAGACTGTTCTCTGATTCCCTCTAGCGGTCAGTTCTGCTCTCTAGAAATACTTGTTTAAATGTCATTCCATTGAAACAAAGAAGACTTGTGTGATACGTTCTTGTACAAGGCCAAAGGAGTGTTGTTTTGATCCATGAATGCTTGCATAGTGTgtgacaattttttttcagtcatCCGTAAAGGTAccacctattcctgcatttgtattttattttgcatggGCCACTTGGCTCCCCTTTATTTCAGTGGAATTATATGGACACGAATAAAAAGCTGCTCCTTTGTACCAACAAAAAGACACAtgtacagtatactgtttccgcctgctctgtattttctcctgatcgttggtctttcagcattccaaATCTAGCCTTAAATCTCCTaatgatttcttggatcttctagaagagatctcttgtttttccccttttgtattcataagacaaaagacaaaactgGAAGTTTTGAGGAGAGAACGGCATAAACCCATAACATAAACTTGAAAAATGCCAGTCAGAATGTCTTTTTACAAAGTAACTTTTGAGAATAATTGCAAGTTACTTGTTACGCCTGAAAAACTGACTTGTTGCTTCATGCACTTGAAAAGTAGCACCACTACCTATTCATGCAGGTCATTATCCAAAAGCTACTAAGATATTTGCAAGTGGTTGCTTCCAAGGGCCAGAGAAGCTCACCTGTAAACATCGCCTTCTTGCGAGAAGTTCCCTCCCTGCAGGATTTCGGGGGAGAGACAAAGCAAATCCCAGCAACTTTGGTTGTTGCAGTTCTGCAAGAGAGACCTTATTTGCTGCTTCCTCCAGGTGGCCAGCCCGTAATCTGATATCTGCAAGAAGGAAATGGAATTTAAGAAACAGGAAGCGCTGCCAGCGAGCTCAGCAAATCACTTGTGCAATGAGATCCCTATCGTACCATCTTGTTCACTCAGCTAGAAGTGTTCCATTTCGCTATCTATTAAAAGGCAAAAATGAGGACGGTTGGAAATGCTTAGGCAAAGCCCACCTTAGCTCTGTATTCCAGATCCAGCAAGACATTGGAGGGCTTCAGTCTGTGCTGAAGGATGGGCAGCTCCAAACCGTGTAGGTAACTCAGACCTTCGGCCACATCTGATAGGATTCTTACACACAGAGGAGAAGGCAGCTGCGGGTAAAGTTCAtgctaagagaaaaaaaaaatcaaagcatagAAACTTTTTTGTAGGGTCATGTATAATGGTGTAAGCCAGAACTACTGCCAAATTCTAGTTTATTCTTTCTACTTCCCTGCCCAAATCTAGAACCCCGTTTATAGAGTGCTAGACATATAAACCAGGACCATAATCcatgttttgttgttggtttACAAATCTTGGCTTATTTcaaaggaacaaaccaggatcCTGGACATCACATGAAGCAAATATCCCAGGCTGTTTTATCAGCTACTAATAATAATCTGTGTGCCCCAGCATAGTACATACTCATTTAGGTAAGATTTGCAACCTGGATTATCACTGCAATGCAAAAATACAACTTCTGTCTCTCCCGTTTTTGACAACTTTCTCCCCTTCTGTATCCCTTTTCTCTTTGATCCTGACCAGGTATATAGAAATAATACATAGATCTGTAGTCTAAATATGTATTGATTTGGTCTTTCAAAAATAAGTTGAAACCTGTGAATTCTCACTCTCCAATAAGTCTCTTAAAAATTCTGCAAGACTTTATTTGTGGAGTGTTTTGTTGCTTTATATATTTCTGAAACAGACTGACGTAGCTACTTCTGGGCAAATGTTTCGACGACACctcccctagccagcacagttagttCTGGAATCCAAGAATCTAAAGAGTAACTTTCTCAGGTTCTAAAATTATTTTGTAGAAGAAGAGAAAAACTATTCAGGATGAGAGGGAAACAGAAGGACATAAGTGCACGGCTGGAACAGGCTGAAGACTGATCTAGTCCAGTATTCAGCTCCTGCTGTAGTTAAGTCACACACTCCAGAGAAGCAACCACCAGCAGGAAATGAGAAGGGTAGCTCTCTTCTCACACATACCTCATGAATGAGTGCATGGAGACAGCCGTGATGCATCCACTCCGAGACAATCCCGAGAACACCCTGGAACTGGCAGATGCCAAGAAGAGGCATCAGCCTCTTGCACTGGATGATCCGCTGTATGCCAGCCACCTCTTCAAGAAGGGCCTTCAGATCTCTGCAAACAGATTAGCcatggggggaagggagaggggatgCAGACAACACATGCTTTTGCAATTAATCTTCCAGGCAAAGTGAACAAAATTATTCAGGACTGCAAATTTACTCAGTGGTTTGTCTTCCCAGAGTAACTGCccattttggtcttctttttcttgccttttagAACATGTTAGgcaaacagggacgtggtggcactgcgggttaaaccacagaagcctctgtgctgcaaaggtcagaagaccagcagtcgtaggatcgaatccacgcgccggagtgagctcccaccgcttgtcccagctcctgccaacctagcagtttgaaagcatgtaaaaatgcaaatcgataaatagggaccacctcagtgggaaggtcatggtgttccatgtctagtcgccgtggccacgtgaccacggaaatggtcttaggctctatggcttggagacggggatgagcactgccccctggagtcggacatgactggaccaaatgtcaagggggacctttccctttcccttaccGGGGAAAATAGAATGATTTAAaacacaaatacagtacataaaaataaagatgacaaagACTTTGACAAAGAcataaagactaactactatattttaatataagctttcgtggatcaacttcttcagtctgaactTGCCAATGAAAACTGgtgttaaaatatagcaattagtctttaaggtgcctcaatatctttgtcatctttattttttaattcgtTATTTTACTTTTGCCTTAAATGCACACatagacttatttatttatttatttatttatttaatttataccccgcctatctggaccttTTAGAATATGTCGTTTTAAAGGTTTCGTTTTTCGACAGAGTGCTGGTAAACGCTCCAAAGGTGGAGAATCAAGTATCTAAAACATTAATTTCAGCCTTGCAGATAAGAGGGTGGCTACACTACCATCCATCCCTCATTTCAGTCGGCTGATGACCCAGCAAAGCGCAATCTGTCCTTACATGTACACAGTATGTAACGCTATTCATGAATTAGCCTTGTCTTTTTCAATATTAAATTGGACCTTTTTTAGGTCACCAGTAGGGGTGACTGTTTTTTTCTGATGCCAGTTGAAGCCATTTGATTTAATTCTGTTTCCcaacacttttaatttttttgttctttttggttCAATTCTGCACCATCGcttttccaaagaaataaaaataaacaaacaagcaaacaaaaaaagatatTGTTTCTCTCTCCAGACTTTATAGACTGGAAGGACATGAGGGTTGgggctttttttgtggggggggggttaaaaaaaacctcttgagaGCCGCAGTAATTTAAAGTTTCTTGTCTTGAAACCACTTTAGGAAAGTACATCATTGTGTTTGAATGGAAGCaccattttaaatattataatgcATTTCCAGGCTACCCTTTCAAACTTTATTTAGCCTGATCCGTGGGCGGAGGCGCAGGAATGATCTCCCTGTCTAGACACACCCTGTTACTCTGTCACTCACCAATGCATAAATTGCATCTGGGTGATGATCTCTCCGCTTAATAAATGATATGAGCAAGCCTTATGCCTCTGATGGTGACTCCAACCATCTGCCCTTGTCTGATAGAGCAATTCAGCTTTGGATCAAACTATGCTTTATAAATAACCGATCAGTAGAGGCTAGATTCCATTGATCCAGAGACGTTGACACCTAACTGCAGCTATTCCTCTTTACTACTCTCTTTCGGGTCCATTTGCAACATGGCGGTGGAAGTTTTCCTCTGGGACAGGAAGTGCCGTGATGTTTCGCAGGAATCAGAGCGACTCTCCAAGGAGCAAAGAAAGcg carries:
- the LOC110085504 gene encoding receptor-interacting serine/threonine-protein kinase 2 isoform X2, with product MSSNLLPIITQKDLESICLTKTGSGFALRAFHAPRNTDVSLKLLTRQNATERDLKALLEEVAGIQRIIQCKRLMPLLGICQFQGVLGIVSEWMHHGCLHALIHEHELYPQLPSPLCVRILSDVAEGLSYLHGLELPILQHRLKPSNVLLDLEYRAKISDYGLATWRKQQIRSLLQNCNNQSCWDLLCLSPEILQGGNFSQEGDVYSFGMMCWEVLSRQKPFKNKKTLLEAVTGVCSGMRPGIEPEFIPQSLPHRNKLLHLIVLCWHQEPSYRPSAAECKALLQDVLSTYRKEEISDAIYNLMHAKDCAVAAAKGPGSHVLGTDIHNLEVIYNENSSGPRKELNLKAQGLANIHLENGTEKFSSDVSQPALLSNNPLDAALGKGVRLPVFQSSSKEPSPPPPSSHPSVSGGSTLPFWKEAESRKQPPPPQFGQGPGHSPSYSKLQNNWTENTSTGHYSRQKSCSILACGRETILSCMTEGRLNHLLDVLRSQQLLSRMDYEMITSFPTLTGRARALLDTCLNLGEKASQTVVNVLSASKCTPLLQSLQTNVVN